From the Thermosynechococcus sp. genome, the window AGCGGCAGAATCCATGAGCCAGCGATAGACCACCTGATCTTGATACTCTGGAGCAAAGCTATAGCCTTGCCAAAACCAGCTTGGCGGTTGGGGATGATAGCGGGCGGCTTTTTCTTGCCAAGTGGTGGTGAGAAATTGATAGCGGCCGGCGGCGGTGGTACACAGGTGCTGATTGGCGCCGCGGCGAATGGGAATACAGCGATCGGGATGCTGGCTGAGGTCTTGGACGTGCTCCCCCCCATAGAGCAGTGTGTAGGGATTGGCATCATTGGCTTCACTGGCAGAAATGGTGCGCATCAGGGCCCGTACATAGGGATCTCCCCCCTGCATCACTAAGGGGGCAATTTGATCCGGCTGCCAGCGGTACCAGTACCACCAGAGAGCACTTGAGCGCGTCCCCAAAAAGAAATAGCCTATTGCCACCAGACCAGCGATCGCCCCCAACCAACGGGAAAAGCGCATCAACTTATCCTCACACCGCCGCCACTGAGCGGAATAACTCTCGATAAGCCACTGGCGTCTGATCGGGACGGCTCACCACCTCAAAGATTTTGTTGTAGGCACTTGGCTCGCCCAAGGCTGCCACACAGATTTCTGCCACCCGCGATCGCGGGATACTGCCCTCAAAGAGGGTATCTGGTGGGGCAATGATCGGAAAGCCACCGTCATCGGTTTCCTTCAGACCCCCTGGCCGCACAATCGTGTAAGTTAGACCGCTTTGTTGGAGATAACGTTCTGCCTGCTGCTTCCAATACAAAATCAGCCAAAAAAGATTCAGGGGATGGAAAAATTGTGAGACACACAGCGACGAGACAAGAATAAACTGCTGTACGTGGGCGGCTTTGGCGGCATCCACGAGATGTTTGGTGCCCAGATAATCGACACTTAGGGGTTCTAGGGGGTTAAGGCTAGGGCTAGCGCCCGTGGCACAGATCACTGCCTCGCAATCCTTAAGGGCTGGGGGAAGGGTCGGGGGTTGGGTGACATCGGCGGTACGAATCTCGACCGTTGGCCACCGCCCTCGGGCTTTGGCGGGGTTACGCACAACGGCGATCGCCTGATGCTCAGATGATTGTAGGGCACTCACAATTCGCTGACCGGTGCGGCCTGTGGCACCAACCACTGCAACCTTCACAAGCGATTCCTCCGCTGGCAACGCCTACGATCATAGGGGAATATCCCAGTCTGCTTCATCCTCAGGGGGAGCGTCTTTGGGGGGCGGCGGCGTCAGAATGCGGTATTCAGCGTCCACAACTTGAGGGGGAGGCGGTGGGGTTTTGGCAGTCGCTTTGCGGGAAGGACGATATTGATAGGAGTAGGTTGTGGGGGGGCGATCTTGAATGTCTGGTTCGCGGGGGGCTGGCTCTGGCTCGCTAAACCAATCCTCGACATCGCTGGTATCCATCTCTGGCTCATCCTGCGGCGGCCGCATCGAGGCATCCAGTTCAGGTTCAGGGGCTGGCGATCGCGGGGTTGGCCGCGCTGTTGGGGCTTGCGCTTCTAGGGTGAGCCAGAGTAAACACTGGCCAGCCACGATCCCTGCAAGGGCGGCCACCACAATCCAAGCGGCAAGGGGAAGCGCCGGGGTTTGCTGTCCTAAAAAGCGCAGGGAGACCAGCGGCTGCCAATTTTGCACCATTAAGATCGCCAGCAGGGCGATCGCCCCCAAGTAAATCCAAGCACGCATTAGGAAAGGGGTCCTTGCCAACGTTGCAGCGGCACACAATCCAACCCTAACTGATCAAGGGCACGGGCGATCACAAAATCCACTAAATCCTCAATGGTCTGTGGCCGGTGATACCACGCAGGGATGGCGGGTACAATGCGCGCCCCAGCCATTGCCAATTGGGTCAGGTTTTGCAGGTGAATTAGACTAAAGGGGGTCTCGCGGGGCACCAGCACCAGCGGTCGGTGTTCCTTGAGGTGGACATCCGCCACCCGCTCCAGGAGATCGGAACTCAGGCCTGCGGCCAACTTCGCCACCGTACTCATACTACAGGGCAGAATCACCATACCCAATGTGGGAAAGGAACCGCTGGCGATCGCCGCTGCCACATCTGTTGGCCGATGACAGGTGAGGCAACCTTCCCAAACTTGGGCCTGTTCGCGCCAAAACAGTTCCTGCTTATCGGGCTGAAGCGGCAGGGTGAGGCCATATTCTGCCCGCCACACTTGATGCGCGGCCTTCGATGCCACAAGTTGAATAGGATAGTTGGCTTGTAATAGAAATTTAATGGCGCGCACTGCGTAAATGAGACCAGACGCACCCGTTACACCCAACACAATTGGCAAAGAAGAGGAGGTCACAACCGCAATCACCAAACAAAACCGTTATAAGGTTAACAAAGTTGGGGCAACTGCCCCCTTTTCATGATCTGCAATCTCCCCCAACAGGACTTGGTAAATGTCCATGACAGCTCCTGATCCTCTATTTTGTTCCCCCAGTGAGTGGGCAGTCGTCTCTCCCGAAGTGCTCGGGGAGTTGTTTGATGCGGCCTTGTTGGAGGGACTCGTGAGTAGTGAAACCCCAGACTTAGAAGCCCTGTTTCAGGATTTGACCCCCCTGGAGCTCAAACCCGCAGCGATCGCCCCCGAGCAGTGGCAACATCTGCAAGCTCAGCACCAGCAAATTACCCAGCACCTTGAGGAAACCCTGACGTACCTTGCCAAGGTGAAAGCCTTGGCCTATCAGCTTCAGGCCGTGGCCAGTGAGTTTGTGCCCACCCCGAAGTATCGGCGCCGTCAACCGCCCCCTCCCCATCCCTTGGAATATCTCACGGCTGAACTCCTGCGGGCGATCGCTGCCACTCAAGCCAGCTTAGAACCAATCTATGCGCCCCTAAATCAACTGGGGGAGACCCTCAATGGTACCTCGACGCCACAGATTAATGAATTTCCCCTAGAGCCTCAGTGAGGGAGCATCGATCGTGGCTGCCATTGCCGTTCACTGCGACTAGGGGAGCTAGGCGTCAACTCAGGCGTGGGCAGACCTTCTGGGGTCGGTGTTGGAGTAATTGTAGGTTGAGGGGTCGGTGTCGGTTCAGGCTTTGGTGGGGGAGCTTTCACTGCCAGTTGCAGCAGTTCCGGCACAGTGACAAAGCGATAGCCCTTTTGCCGCAGGCGGCGAATTAGTGTGGGGAGGGCCCTGCGGGTCGTGGCGCGATCGCCCCCACCATCGTGGAGCAAAATAATACTACCCGGTTTCACTGCCTTGAGGGTGCGCTCAACAATGTCCGCTGCGGTGGTGTTGGAGCGGCTGTCATGGGCATCCACCGACCACATGATGATGGCATAGTTTTTCGACTTGGCATAGTCCACTAGCCCCGTGGTCAAATTGCCCCCCGGTGGCCGAAAAAGGCGCGTTTGGGCTTGGCTTTGCTTGGCAATTAAGGCAGAGGTGTTTTCAATTTCCTGCTTGGCTACCTTAGGGTCAACGGGTTGGTAGGGATGACTCCAACTATGGTTGCCAACGGCATGACCCGCTTTGACAATCTCAGCAATGAGATCGGGATACATGAGGGCGTGCTTGCCCAGGATAAAAAATGTGGCCTTGACCTCCTCCTCCTTCAGGATTTGCAGCACTTGGCGAGTTGAGGCTCCCCAAGGGCCATCATCAAAGGTGAGGGCCACCACTTTTTCGGGTTTCAGGGGTTTGACCTGATAGACCAACTGCCCCCAAAACTTGCTGGGACTAACAAAGTGCGGCCCATCCGCTGCCAGTGTTGCCGCTGCCGCAAACACGGTCAAGATCACCAACAGGTGCCACTGCCGTCCCATGGATGCTCCTTAGAAAAGGGTGACTTAGGGGGCGATCGCTGCTGGCTCCTTCAGCAGTGGAAACCCCAGAGCTTCCCGTTGTTGGACATAGGCTTGGGCGACGCACCGGGCCAACCCGCGAATGCGACCAATATAGCGCGTGCGCTCTGCCACCGAAATGACGCCACGGGCATCCAGCAGGTTAAATGTGTGGGAACACTTGAGCACATAGTCCAAGCTGGGCAAGACCAACTGCTTTTCCAGAAGCTGCTCCGCCTCCTGCTGGTAGAGACTAAAAAGGGTGAACAATCGTTCCGGGTCGGCGGCTTCAAAGTTGTAGGTGGATTGCTCAATTTCCCCTTGCAAATGGACATCGCCATAGGTGAGGGTAGAGTTCCATCGGATACTGGCGATCGCATCCACCTCCTGGAGGTACATTGTCAACCGTTCTAGGCCGTAGGTAATCTCAATGGAGACCGGCCGGCAATCCAAACCGCCACACTGCTGGAAGTAGGTAAACTGCGTCACTTCCATGCCATCTAGCCACACCTCCCAGCCTACGCCCCACGCGCCGACGGCAGCATCCTCCCAGTTGTCTTCGACAAAGCGAATGTCATGCTCTTGGGGGCGAATGCCCAGGGCGCGCAGTGACTCCAAATAGATCTCTTGGATATTATCGGGAGAGGGCTTAATCAGCACTTGGTACTGGTAGTAGTACTGATAGCGGTTGGGATTCTGGCCATAGCGGCCATCCGCCGGTCGCCGACAGGGTTCGACATAGGCCACTGCCCAAGGTTCAGGTCCGAGGGCGCGCAAAAAGGTATGGGGGCTTTTGGTACCGGCGCCTTTTTCCACATCGTAGGGCTGAGCAATCAGGCATCCCTGAGCTGCCCAAAATTGGTGCAGTGTTGCAATAACATCCTGAAAGTACATGGGCTTAGATGTGAATCCCGCACTCGGTTTTGCCCATGCCGCGCCAGCGACCTGCCCGTTCATCTTCGCCATCGGCGATAGGGGTGGTGAGGGGTTCATCGCCAATGCTGGCATAGCCGCGATCGTGGAGGGGATTGTAAATCACTCCGTGCTCCATCACATAGGCCCAAGTTTGTTTACGGGTCCAAGCAGCAAGGGGATTAATTTTCAGACGACCCTCTTTGTCCAGTTCCACATAGGGCATATTGGCACGGGTGAGCGCTTGATCGCGACGCCGTCCTGTAATCCAAGCCACCGTATTCAGTTCTGCCAAGCCCCGTTGTAGCGGTTCAATTTTAGTGAGATGGTGAAACTGCTCAACATTGGTTTCCCAAAGCTTGTCGCCATAGCGGGCAGCAAAGGCTCTCGCGGCTATCCACATCGGGGGTTTTGTAGGTGTGCAAATCCAAGCCGTATTTTTCCTGGGCCTGCTGCACAAATGCTAGGGTCTCGGCAAAGTGATGCAGTGTGTCCAAAAAGAGAACGGGCACCGGCGGCTGGGGGCACAGATCACGGTAGAGCAGGTCTGTAATCACCATGTCATCTACGTTAAAGGCACTGGTCTGCACCAACCCTTGGGGAATTTCCGTGACGGCCCATGCCAAAATGTCACGAGGGTGTGCCCCTTCAAAGCGTTGGTTGAGGGCATCGAGGTCAAAGCTTAGGGATGCGGCCATAGGCGGTGTTAGCACGGTTTTAGAAGGCATCCTTTAGCTTAGCAAAGAATTGGGGCTAAGGACCCGCCCTGTTACGCACGACCAACGGT encodes:
- a CDS encoding flavin prenyltransferase UbiX → MTSSSLPIVLGVTGASGLIYAVRAIKFLLQANYPIQLVASKAAHQVWRAEYGLTLPLQPDKQELFWREQAQVWEGCLTCHRPTDVAAAIASGSFPTLGMVILPCSMSTVAKLAAGLSSDLLERVADVHLKEHRPLVLVPRETPFSLIHLQNLTQLAMAGARIVPAIPAWYHRPQTIEDLVDFVIARALDQLGLDCVPLQRWQGPLS
- a CDS encoding SDR family oxidoreductase, yielding MKVAVVGATGRTGQRIVSALQSSEHQAIAVVRNPAKARGRWPTVEIRTADVTQPPTLPPALKDCEAVICATGASPSLNPLEPLSVDYLGTKHLVDAAKAAHVQQFILVSSLCVSQFFHPLNLFWLILYWKQQAERYLQQSGLTYTIVRPGGLKETDDGGFPIIAPPDTLFEGSIPRSRVAEICVAALGEPSAYNKIFEVVSRPDQTPVAYRELFRSVAAV
- the glyQ gene encoding glycine--tRNA ligase subunit alpha, with the translated sequence MYFQDVIATLHQFWAAQGCLIAQPYDVEKGAGTKSPHTFLRALGPEPWAVAYVEPCRRPADGRYGQNPNRYQYYYQYQVLIKPSPDNIQEIYLESLRALGIRPQEHDIRFVEDNWEDAAVGAWGVGWEVWLDGMEVTQFTYFQQCGGLDCRPVSIEITYGLERLTMYLQEVDAIASIRWNSTLTYGDVHLQGEIEQSTYNFEAADPERLFTLFSLYQQEAEQLLEKQLVLPSLDYVLKCSHTFNLLDARGVISVAERTRYIGRIRGLARCVAQAYVQQREALGFPLLKEPAAIAP
- a CDS encoding polysaccharide deacetylase family protein; amino-acid sequence: MGRQWHLLVILTVFAAAATLAADGPHFVSPSKFWGQLVYQVKPLKPEKVVALTFDDGPWGASTRQVLQILKEEEVKATFFILGKHALMYPDLIAEIVKAGHAVGNHSWSHPYQPVDPKVAKQEIENTSALIAKQSQAQTRLFRPPGGNLTTGLVDYAKSKNYAIIMWSVDAHDSRSNTTAADIVERTLKAVKPGSIILLHDGGGDRATTRRALPTLIRRLRQKGYRFVTVPELLQLAVKAPPPKPEPTPTPQPTITPTPTPEGLPTPELTPSSPSRSERQWQPRSMLPH
- a CDS encoding glycoside hydrolase family protein; protein product: MRFSRWLGAIAGLVAIGYFFLGTRSSALWWYWYRWQPDQIAPLVMQGGDPYVRALMRTISASEANDANPYTLLYGGEHVQDLSQHPDRCIPIRRGANQHLCTTAAGRYQFLTTTWQEKAARYHPQPPSWFWQGYSFAPEYQDQVVYRWLMDSAAWNADIPQLLRQGRVQEVFALLSGTWTSLGYGMESNRITPHLEEIYQQLLAQELAAFQTAQSAGRGPSP